A genomic segment from Montipora foliosa isolate CH-2021 chromosome 9, ASM3666993v2, whole genome shotgun sequence encodes:
- the LOC137970999 gene encoding uncharacterized protein has translation MLLINAVRGGRLEQVKMFIKVGMDVNQFDENGQTGLIHSCFLQKSRIRLKIIKALIFAGADVNRKDIFGRNVLSWACLKGRFEVIKFLLNDPLCFDLQVDVIDCDGNNTLLLSVVSGNFNVVKTVVGVLKGTARESQLNKSNNSGMQPLTAAFLRGDKLCAQLLMKEIGASLVSVFKYLRDFQNGSIELHRSKSAFALFESTQDKEKIRKNLVQFAQFTDTELFEFLFAEAQSRQCDLGTTRSDQISREKSHALKDEKGLPRRFELNKEKPFFNNSSERIAYTCEIDARGHLGKCSSKPFARVANVSGDYPIKQKESCRTSVQQLMLIYAEQNSPSFRRGVPARKCTEKWPQDFNTEADDEFDFSRLPSGVQPNQVESLTDLQLRLKYGRNVRATSMQVPTLPSLSGVGRGKIKRTRSSSVMKVKS, from the coding sequence ATGTTGCTTATAAATGCAGTAAGAGGAGGAAGACTTGAACAAGTGAAAATGTTTATAAAAGTCGGAATGGATGTTAACCAGTTCGATGAAAATGGCCAGACTGGTTTGATCCACTCTTGTTTTCTTCAGAAGAGTCGAATAAGGCTGAAGATTATAAAAGCCTTGATTTTCGCAGGTGCGGATGTGAACAGAAAGGATATCTTTGGACGGAATGTTCTGAGCTGGGCCTGTTTGAAAGGACGATTTGAAGTTATTAAGTTTCTGCTCAACGATCCGCTCTGTTTTGATCTTCAAGTAGATGTTATCGACTGTGACGGGAACAATACGCTCTTACTGTCAGTAGTGTCTGGAAATTTCAATGTTGTGAAAACAGTTGTGGGAGTGTTGAAAGGCACTGCTAGAGAAAGTCAACTGAACAAATCTAACAACTCTGGCATGCAACCATTGACAGCTGCCTTTTTACGCGGAGATAAACTTTGTGCGCAGCTTTTGATGAAAGAAATCGGTGCATCATTGGTGAGTGTTTTTAAGTATTTGAGGGACTTTCAAAATGGTTCCATTGAGCTTCATAGAAGCAAATCGGCGTTCGCTTTGTTTGAATCAACTCAAGACAAAGAGAAAATTAGGAAAAATTTGGTTCAGTTTGCTCAGTTCACAGACACCgaattgtttgaatttttgtttgCCGAGGCTCAAAGTCGGCAATGTGACCTAGGAACTACAAGATCAGATCAAATAAGCCGTGAGAAAAGTCACGCGCTCAAAGATGAAAAAGGTCTGCCGAGACGATTTGAACTCAACAaggaaaagccttttttcaacAATTCGTCAGAAAGAATAGCATATACATGTGAAATAGATGCGCGTGGTCATCTTggaaaatgttcttcaaaaCCCTTTGCTCGGGTAGCAAATGTTTCTGGAGATTATCCCATAAAGCAGAAGGAATCTTGCCGAACATCAGTTCAACAGTTAATGTTAATTTATGCAGAACAGAACTCCCCTTCATTTAGACGCGGTGTACCTGCCCGCAAATGCACAGAAAAATGGCCTCAGGATTTTAACACAGAAGCTGACGACGAGTTTGATTTCAGCCGATTGCCTTCGGGTGTGCAACCAAACCAAGTGGAAAGTCTGACTGATCTGCAGTTACGATTGAAATACGGTCGCAATGTCAGAGCAACCAGTATGCAGGTGCCGACATTACCGTCCCTGTCAGGAGTAGGGCGGGGGAAAATCAAGAGAACGAGATCCTCCTCTGTTATGAAGGTTAAATCTTAG